From the Ammospiza caudacuta isolate bAmmCau1 chromosome 1, bAmmCau1.pri, whole genome shotgun sequence genome, the window AGCATTCATGGAAATAGAGCTGTAATGTGGCACAGTAAAAACCAAGTCACTCATGCTCTTGGATCCTTGAAAGAGATGCAGTTTGTCTTTAGGAAAGGTAGTAGAAGGAAAACAGGTTTGGAAAACAGTGAAGTAATTATAATTAGCATcggattttcaggaaaaaaatctttttgctctggttttgaTTATGTTCATACAGGTTTTGAAGCTACTTTTAGATGTTAAAGCCAGGACAGCCCATCTGTTTAGCTCTAAGGATAGAGTTATTTGAGGGCAAGTGTTTTAGTATGAAATGTTTAAATGAAGCTTTAGCTTTTTCTTCAGAGTGGTATTAAATGAGTGATGTGCAGGGTGTATGTAAAACAATCCAAATGTATTCATTAGTAAGCACTACCAGAATTACTGGGAATAATACTCTTGTTGTATTTGTGACACTTGTTATTGTGCCCTGCAGTGTCCTTCTCTGTGTAGTACAGTCCCACTGCACTTGTGcttctccctcccctgctgaAATGTGTCGTTTCTCCAGTCCAGTAGTGGGAAACAAATCTGTATGCAGGCATCCTTGACTCTGCTTTTGCCCATTTGGTAGTAGTATTCTTCTTCAGAGTGCTTTgtgtggagctgtgtgtgtaCTGACTGCAGCATCCAAGGAGAATGTGTAAACAGGGTCATTTTGTACCTGAAAAAGGCAGTGAAAGGAGAGAGGGATGGATTTCTGAATACACCTAGTCCTGCAGTCTTCATCATGCTGAAGTTACCTTTAGGAGATGTCTAAAGGTAATGTAAAGTTACCTTTAGTCTTGTCTTCAAGGTTACCTTGGGTACAAGATTGTGGTGAAGAGCTAGAGAGGCTTCTAGTTATGTACATGAAGCTCCATAGAATCACATTGGCTTATTAGCCAAAGGTCAGAAAGTGTCATGGTACCTGCTAATACCATCATCTGGTTTTGATTTGCTATTTCAAAGAGTCAGTGTTGTGTTGCCTGTCACTTCAGTCAGATCTGCAATGAAGAATATTGTGTTTAAGGAAGCTTTCTTTTGCAGAGAAGAGCCTCATTgttgaaggaaaaagggagaagaagAAGGTTGACCGACTGACCATGCAAGTGTCCTCACTGCAGAAGGAACCTTTTACAATTACACCGGGTAAGCTTGACTTCTCACACACGAATTGTGAGCGTTAGCAATGAGAATGAAAACTCTAAAAAGATGAAATTACTAATTTGTTGTAGGTGAGACCTAGTTTATGAGTCGTGATCCTTCTTAAAACAATAAGGCTATTATATGAAAACCCTCTTTTATTCTGTAGCATCAGTTTAAACTGTAAAAGTTACATGACATTTGAGCTTACTTGGAATAGGACCTTTGGTGCCTCACCACTACTAACAAAGGCAAGAACAGCcaaaatataaagaaatgcCAAATTCTTGTACCCTGATATAAGTAGTATCAAGTAAGGCAGGTAAAGAGCCTTTCAGGATGCCAAACTGATAGGAAAAGGCCTGCTTAATATTTGACCTATTATAATGTCTACTGCTGGTTTTAAGCAACttctttgcttaaaaaaaaaaaaaaaaaaaaaaagatagaaacTTTAAGTTATAAACATATAGGTAAATACAAATGGGATGCAATAGCATAAATGATTTTAATTGTTTCAGGTAAAGGACAAAAACTCTGTGAAATTGAGAGGATACAGTTCTTTCTGAGTAAAAAGAAGACAGATGAACTTAGGAACCTGCACAAACTCCTCTACAACAGGCCAGGCACTGTAAGAATTTCAAACTTGTATATCCATTAGTTCTCACGTATAGTGAAAATGTTTGTAGTGCAGTTTTTTACACTTGCACATATTGATCGATTTCTTAAGTGTTATTTATTACAAGCTACTTAGAAAATGGGTATTTGCAGGACCAGTTAAGTAAGTCTCCTCCTTTTAACTCCTGTAGCAGGGTGTACTAAATCAAAAGTCTCTTGAATGtagattggatttttttttaatgggggaATCGTGGATTACCTTACAAGGATGAGTTGGAAATAATTTATGGTTCACATGCTAAAAGATGCTGACATGCAGATAACACTCAAAATACTCTATGTATTAATACATTGCTGCTTATCtactatttttctctttgtttgtACTAAGCAGTTGAAAGCTAAAGGTGATAAAAATCACTATTAGGATTTTATATATAACAGTTTTCCTAAGCTAATTACAATATTATATCATCCATTTTGTGTTTAAGGGTGACACTTAAAATATAATGGCAATTCTTTCTTGGAGTGGTTTATGTATCACTGATTATGCCTATAATTTTGAGTAAATATGACCTGTTTTCCATGCTAATAGAGGCAAAATTGAGGCAGATTTACATGTACTATTTCTATACATTTACTATAATTAttgaaactttttaaaatacctttGTGTATTTTGGAGACTTGAACAGCTAGCATAGAAACCAGAAGTTGAATATTACTAGTACACTTGTGTGCCAGACCACTGCTTCCAATGCAATGTTTGTTTAAATGGCAAAGAATGATCTGTTGCCACAAGTATTCAAAAAAAGAATATATCAGTATGGTTTCAGTCAAAACTATATTTAATCAGAGTTTTTGGCAACTCAGAATACTGTTTAATATAGTGAAGGTCAGATCTTGTTTCATATGCACATATTTGTGTGTGCTTTTAATTGTAATTAACATTTTTGTTAAAACGTACTAGTATCACCTGCAAATTTTCTTAAGGTGCTGAACAAagctctttggaaaaggagctCAGCTTTGGTAAAATTATAAACTAATGGAGtaacagcagaaacaaaatCTGTAAAAGTATTGAAAGCTATTGATAGTGTTATAAAGATCTCAGAAGATGGAGAGATCTGGGGTTGCATTTTAacaactttggggtttttttttgcaaaagaaGATGAAGCAAAAACAAACCTTAAATACACCTCTGATCTTGATGGGAGCAATTTTCCCATTATAAGGGTTGTTGCAATGAAAGTTCAACCCAGATCAGACATCAGGTAGAAGTTGTAGATTGGGTGGTACATAAATGCAAAAATTGGTCCTACTAATAAGAGGTTCAAAAATACAGTCATGGTCCTATGTAAGACTTCACAATAGCTAGTAAAGTAAATCTGCTTCAGCAGATtgtagaataaaaaataaaattccctaTTTTGTAACAAATTATGTGATACAAAGCAAGCAACAAGCTTCATAATGTTATAGTTTTGCAAACCTGTAAATCATCATGCAGTACATTTTAAATGAGCTTGAAATCGCAGGTAACTTTGTCTAGTAAGTTATTAAAAGTACCACAGTCACAAGAAGTTGAACTTAATTGTTGTAGTTTGTCTGCCATGAGATGAGTAAAGGCATAATCCATGTATGTTATAACTTAAAAGGTGTAGCTGTgtcaacagaaaacaaaatgttagGACATTTCTTGTATGAAAGGTTAACAAATGTCATTTGATGAAATCTTTTAAACTGCTTGCAATGAAAAGTAATCTGTGTGCTCTGTTCTAGGTTGCATCCCTAAAGAAGAATGTGGGTCAGTTCAGTGGGTTTCCATTTGAAAAAGGAAGTGACCAAtataaaaagaaggaagaaatgttaaaaaagtAATGATCTCTTGATAGTTAACATAGCTTGACTCATGTTTTGCACtctatatttttccttttttttcttctacaatTTTACTTGAGATTAAAGTTGAACTATAAACCTGGtggctgttttttttctaagttCATTTTAATCACACAAACTGATCTCTTAAGACAgcttaaaatgtattaaaagtTATATTGTAAACATTTTATTCACATGTCCTACATTCCTAACTTTAACTATTGCATACTAACTATTAGATTCTTCTGCCAAGTTGAGAGGAAGGCATTATTTCCCTGGGGCAAGCATAGTGTTGTGAACATATTGTACTTTATTCATGGTGCAAACCTGCATCCTTCTATGCCTCAAAATCTTCCTCCTTCAGAACCAAAGCCATTTCTGTTTATTATGTATGAAATATACTAGAATTGCCATAGCAGCTAGTCTCAGAAACTTTTTTTTGGTTACTGGCTCCCTTCTGAAGTTGCTTTTCCATCaacaggagaagctgctgcaaCTTAGTTTTCGCTGTCCTGAAAGGGTTTAAAATGCCCTTGCATATTTGTGTAGCTAGTTGTAACAAATGAAAGAACTAGTAACATCTACACAATATATTCTAAAACTTAGGAGTTTTTTAGTGCCTGTTTGCTGATAGTGGAAAGCTTCCAGAATTTGGAATGTCtaaatttttcttcctcagatATGCAGTTTTCCAGGACTATGGTTTGTCAAATACATGGGAATCTAAAAGATCCTGATGGGAGTTTTGACCATTTCCCAAAGTTTAATTGGCTAATTCCCCTTATCAAAAAAAGAGGCTGCAAAATAAAGTAGTTTTGcacaatttttttcatattttccatatGAAACAACTGCTAGCAGCAAATATTCTGAAACCTGGTTGCTTTGGGTTGCATATGAAggtgcagagccctgtgtgctTGCCTTACTGTGATAGCTTCTGCTGCTATTTGTAGCTGTGTAGAACACAAACTGTTGATCAGTTTCTTAATTTGTTTTGCCTCTGTGGTTGATTTCTGCCCAGCCTTTACACTTGCATGTCATATTTTAGCAGCATTGAACAAGATGAGCAAAGGTCAATATCTACTTTGCAGAACCTTACTATTCAGGCTGTAGATCATAAAGAATGTTATACTTTCTTTACTGTGattccttaatttttttaatatcctgtTATACAGACATAGAGATTTGggaattctgttttcttttgctttatcTAATATAGTGGTGATTCTTTGCTTGACCATAGATAAGACTGGAAATGTAGTTGACTGTGTATATATATTGTCAGGTGGCTGATGCAAACCAGACAGCAGCTTCTAGCAGTCAGATGTTGATTGTTTAGTATGTGATACTgaatcttttcttttctttttttttttccctacagatTTAGAAATGCAATGTTGAAAAGTATCTGTGAAGTTCTTGACTTGGAAAGATCAGGAGTCAATAGTGAGCTCGTAACCAGAATATTAAACTTCCTTATGCATCCAAAATCTTCGGGCAAGGTGAGGTACAGGTTGTTATGCTTGCTTTCATAGCTCTGTTCTGATAGAAAATGTATCTGTTCTCTATTGCTCATTGTTTGCTTGTTTCCAGTGATAATACGATTTCTGTTCTAACTTACTGAAGGAGGAATGACTTGTTGAGAGAGAGTAGTGGATGCCTTCTACTACTGCAGGCATCCATAATGGGGTGAGGGCCTAAATAGAAATTCTGTTTACATATGGCAGTTCCCATTACGCACTGATAGTGCACAGAGTGTGAGTTCAACACATGGAGCTAATTAGGATATCCATTCCCAAATACCAGTTAGCCTCTGCTTTGTGGGTGGAGGAGAAAAGATACATGAAAGGACAGGAAAATCAAGCTTCGGGTGTTACCTGTGTTTGCTGTATTTAGCACATGTATGTTATCACATCTGGACATCCACAAATGGAATTTGTTGCAGGGTGCAAAACCAGTGCACTAGACACAGAGTGTCACTGCCAAGACTGCTAGACTTCAAACACTGGGAGGTGATGTGAATAAGGGGTCAGCAAGCTGCTTTAGAGACAGAGTTGCAGAAAATGCAGGTTTGCATAAGATGTGACAAAATTCTTGCCTTTAAGTCTTCTGAGTTCTCAGCTGACTTGTTACCTGAAGAAAAGGCTTGTTTTACGGATTGGTAGGTAAAAGAGCAATCTAGAGGTAACTTTTCTTGCTTCCCTCTCTAACGCCCAGTATTTGAAGATTTGTTTGCTTAGGGAAGTGGTGCACTTAGCTTAGaactgaaatttcattttgctCAAATCTGTCTCAATAGTGAATACTTGCTTGCTGCAAAATATTATGCCTTAAGTGTACATAAAATAGTCCTGGGTTGTGTTTAGACACCTCCATATTTGTTTACTATTCTTTGATGTGATTGGAAagtatttatcttttttaaatTCACTTTTGTATTCTTACTTGGATTACACACATCTCTTGTCTCTCAGCCATTGCCTAAgtccaaaaaaccacaaagcaaaGGTGGTAAAAAAGAGCGCACTAGCTCTGGAACAACAAGAAAAGCGAAACGTACCAAGTACCCAGAGATCTTGTCAGATGAATCCAGTAgtgaagaagatgaaaaaaaggaaaaggatgagtcttcagaagaaaaagaaagtgaagatGAGGTAAtgagttgttttgtttgttttcaacaTTATGGTCACTGCTATGAATTGGTAACTCTTGGAACACAGAGTCGGGGAGCAAGTGATATTTAACTGAAAGAACAGGGAACGCATCTGCAATTTAGAAGAGGTTTTCTTAAATTCTGAGTGTGTTGAATTTAGAGAATCATTTAGATAAAAGGCAAAAGTTCTGGTTCTTGTGTGTATGTATGCACCTTATAAAACCATTTCCTATGTGTCATTTTGGGGCAGCCAGGATTGCTAATTAATTGATTGTATTTCTTATATCATCTTGTGATGATTTCATTATAATTTCATAATTCAGTGTTTGATTTTATACCTAGGAATTAACTTTGAGTTCAGTAGGAGTCACTGACCTACCTGACTACATTGGTTTGGGATCTTGTTTCCATATTCCTCCTGGATTTTGTATCTTAAACTCTCTCTTCAGGTTTTGTCTTAAAGTAGACAACATAGTAGACGGCCTTTGAAAGATCCCTGCAATCTCTGAAGTGTCTTAATCTCATTGTATTCTGGGGTTTTTGTAAACTTTCTGCATTCTAGATGAGAAGCATCAAATCATGGAATAGTTggggttggaagaaacctttaaaggtcatctagtcctGCAGTGGGCAGAGACATCAGCTGGATCAGGTTTCCTCATTCAACCTGGCCTGGAATGTTTCCAAGGATGGGCattcacagcctctctgggcaacctgtttcagtgtttCGCCACCTCATTgcaaaagaaattcttccttatTTCTCCCCTAAATCAaccctccttcagtttaaaaccattatgCCTTATCAGGCCCCTGCAACAAAGTGCAATTAGTCAAACTGCTGGTGTCCAGGAAAGTTCTTTATGGAAGCTATGGAACCCTTGGCTGTCATATACGGCCCCTGTTCACTTGGGTTACATTCTCTGTTGGAAGTGTGACAGGCTGCTAGGTTAATAGCCTGAGCTATAGGAAATAGTAGCAATCTTTTGTTGAAAGGCAGTTCATGTGAacagtttgttttgttggggtcATTTTGATAGGTGTTGGGTTTAATGTTAAAAGGAAATGTTCAAAGAAATTCCTATGCCTCCAGGGAACAACCTTAATTCTTATTGTGACTTTTTCTTTACTTATAAACGGCAAATTGAAAGAGGGCTGAAATATTAAAGGTTGACATATGTGTTAATTTCTTCAGGAAAACAGGGTTTCTACTGTGAGGAGAGGAATATCTTTTTCAGAGGCAGTTGTTGCCATATTTCCAAGAActcagttattttttaaaaaaccccaaaaatctaaaaccctccaaacaaacaaaattctaacaaacaaaaaggtCTAACAGTAAACTCCATTGATCTAACTGGGTTATCTTTGCCTTCTTTCAAAAGGTGCGAGTTAGGTATGTCTGCAATGGCTGAGTGGATTGAAGTCTTCAGAAAGTGGAAGTTTAGGTGCATGGAATAAAAAGCCTAATTATTTCAAAAGCACTGCTTTGTCAGATTAGTTTGAAAATAGGGCTTGATGAAATGGAAGATACCTATTTTTACAGCTTTAAGATAGCAGAATTTCTAAAAAGAGTTAGGTTTATGACAGCTTTTGATATACTAGAGTTGGAAGGATGTAGGCAGTGTTTTGCTCCACCAGCTCTGTTGGAAACTTAGGCATGGAGTGGCTGGAGTTAATTGTCCTTAGAGTGGAAAATTCTCCTTTCTGGAAAAGAGGTATGGATTGTTGAAGTAATACACATtactttaattttctcttttttttttttttttttttttttttttttttttttttttttttttttgtagcccCCAAGAAAAGTatctaaaagagaaaaatctaaaaAGACACCTTCTAAAACCAAGAAAGCTGTGAAGGGTGCAAATGTCAAGAAGGCAGACAGCAGCACTACTAAGAAAAACCAGAACAGTTCTAGAAAAGGTAAATGCTTTAAATCTTTCAGCATACATTGCCCTGTAGCTTAACTGGCATGCTTATTAGAAAGCAAGCTTTTGCACCTTAGtgtgaaagaaaatggaatttggTAAATTGTTGGTTTTTTACTTGATGTTTCCTTCCTTGAAACAgcaattttaaaagctgttggTTTGGATATATTTCATGCCTTTCCTGCTGTCATGCTGCTGAGCATGTGTATGGTTTTTAATTGCGTATAAACTGAAAGTTTCAGCCAAATTCTCTATTTTGCTGGAAGAATCATTGGTAAAGTTCTGTTTGGGCCTCTGTATTGTCTTTATGTGAGTCTTGTAATTGATCCAGTGGTGTGTATCCCATGTGTGTGTCTTTGGTTCAGCAGCTTGATACAAGTGTTTTGTTAACATAGAAATTGTTTTCTCCATGCATCCTGTTGCAGTTGATTTTTTCATATCTCAGGATGTGCATAAACGGTATACAGACATTGAGTTTCTTAATAACTCTAGAAAGATTGCAGTAATGAGGGCAGGGTTGTCTTGCCAAGCAGTTTGCCAAAAAGGGCCCGGCCAGGGGCAGATGGTTCTTGCAGACAGCTCATGGAGGCCATTCAGCAATGGGCACTCCTGATAAGGAGCACTGACAGCACTCAGGGCTCTCTCAGCAAGCGTGGGGCTGGTGGCTCAGGGAAGTGACTGGCACCCTGCTCTGCACCTGTGagctggccctggcagcagggtCCAGCTGTGGGCAGGCATGGACATCATGGAGTGAGTCCAGTGGAGGGGCACCAAGATGGTgagggggctggagcacagggtggaggagggaaggcagagagagctgggcctgttcaggCTGCAGAAGAGATGGGTGAAGGGGGATCATCCTGCAGCCTGCACCTCCCAAATGGGAGAGGATGGGGAAGGCAGGGCCAGGCTCTGCTTGGAGGCgcacagggacaggatgggagGCAACAGGCCCAGGCTGCCACCAGGGACTCTGCAGTTATTTGTTAGGGGAGAAACTTCACCATGTGGGTGGTCACAGAAATGgggcctggaggagcaggggaaTCCTCACTGGTGGAGATGTTTGGACatcagcctggc encodes:
- the DEK gene encoding protein DEK; this encodes MSSVDSSKEDTMSSEKTDEKQPETENKAEESDEDEEEEEEEEEEEKEKSLIVEGKREKKKVDRLTMQVSSLQKEPFTITPGKGQKLCEIERIQFFLSKKKTDELRNLHKLLYNRPGTVASLKKNVGQFSGFPFEKGSDQYKKKEEMLKKFRNAMLKSICEVLDLERSGVNSELVTRILNFLMHPKSSGKPLPKSKKPQSKGGKKERTSSGTTRKAKRTKYPEILSDESSSEEDEKKEKDESSEEKESEDEPPRKVSKREKSKKTPSKTKKAVKGANVKKADSSTTKKNQNSSRKESESEDSSDDEPLIKKLKKPPTDEELKETVKNLLANANLEEVTMKQICKEVYEKYPTYDLSDRKDFIKKTVKELIS